Genomic window (Vibrio pomeroyi):
CAAACAACAAGCCAGAGATCACAAATAACGCTAAGAAAGAGAGAATCAGTGATAATAAGCTCATCGGCTTGGTTGTGTCTTTGATACTATTTAACATTCATACGAGGCTCAAAATAAATCGCGAACTGTGACTCCAATAGCCATCTCGCGGATATAGAAGCCATCAATATATAAGAGTTAATGGAGAACTGACAATGACTAAACTGTCATTCAAGCCGTGGGAAAGGGTAATCTCTGACGTTCGTCTCGTTCCAAAAATGGTCATGCTGATGATATTCAGCACTATCTTGATCATTTCGAAGCAGCTATGGGACGCGAGCACGTTTTACGATTCATTGCTTGCAGTAACGAACAATGCGCAAGTTGCACAGCAGCATTACGAGACTTACCTAGTTCAAGTGGTTTGGCAAACAGCCTTGATGATCATTGTGTTTGTGGTTCTTCTATTAGCAGCGGCGCGAGTGATGCTGCGCCAAACCCAATACCTAAGCGATGCAATCAAAACCATGGCAGACAAGAACCTGTCAGTGCCAATTCACATGGATTGTAAAGATGAATACGGCGACGTAGCACGCGAGCTTGAGAAAACACGAGTTCAACTGCACGACATGGTTAAAGCTCAGGTTGCATCCTCAGATGAACTGTTTGCTTTGACAGAAGTGATGACCATCAGCATGTCAGAAACTAAAGAGTCGGCTCAAGAAGAGTTCAACGAGATCGATCAGCTGGCAACGGCAATGAGCGAGATGACCTCTACGGTTCAAACGGTGGCTGAGCACGCACAAAGTGCTTCTTCTCTAACAGAGCAGGCATCAGGCCAAGCGTTGACGGGGCAGAAGTTCGTTCAGGGCTCTGTGTCTAAGATGAGTGAACTGTCTTCAGATATCGCAGCATCAGCGGCAGCG
Coding sequences:
- a CDS encoding methyl-accepting chemotaxis protein — its product is MTKLSFKPWERVISDVRLVPKMVMLMIFSTILIISKQLWDASTFYDSLLAVTNNAQVAQQHYETYLVQVVWQTALMIIVFVVLLLAAARVMLRQTQYLSDAIKTMADKNLSVPIHMDCKDEYGDVARELEKTRVQLHDMVKAQVASSDELFALTEVMTISMSETKESAQEEFNEIDQLATAMSEMTSTVQTVAEHAQSASSLTEQASGQALTGQKFVQGSVSKMSELSSDIAASAAAVNQVEERVDSIGSVVGTIQGISEQTNLLALNAAIEAARAGEAGRGFAVVADEVRNLAQRTQQATVEIQDMISHLQTSANSAVELMEKSVVEAAEGVDLVTNAGSELDGIVSQVNQINDMNFQIATAAGQQSSVAEEMSVNLTNVRELVEASVVVVGELLETSQLMESNAQELDGKIKQFKV